The proteins below are encoded in one region of Elusimicrobiota bacterium:
- the galT gene encoding galactose-1-phosphate uridylyltransferase yields MPELRRDPVIGRWVIITTERGKVQPDVEKIHEDSLTSNGGCPFCLGNESKTPPEILSFREPGTRKDEKGWWVRVVPNKYPVLRVEGNLGRRGEGMFDFMDGIGAHEVVIETPKHNAAFSDIENKDVEEIIWAWRDRTLDLKKDIRFEYILVFKNHGAAAGASLVHPHSQIIAMPTVPVRVKQELVGSRNYYEYKERCVFCDIIREETEANVRIVSENADFICITPFASRFPFETWILPKVHSSVFEDLQKHEVVNLAMILRDINGRMNRTLEDPPYNFVIHNSPCRSGKSLYYHWHLEMMPRLTKVAGFEWGTGFYINPTPPEEAAKFLRET; encoded by the coding sequence ATGCCTGAATTAAGAAGAGACCCGGTTATTGGCAGGTGGGTAATTATTACAACTGAACGGGGAAAAGTTCAGCCGGATGTTGAAAAAATTCACGAAGATTCTTTGACTAGTAACGGCGGGTGTCCTTTTTGTTTGGGGAATGAGAGTAAAACACCTCCCGAAATTTTATCTTTTAGAGAACCCGGGACCAGAAAAGACGAAAAGGGCTGGTGGGTCAGGGTTGTTCCTAATAAATATCCTGTTTTAAGGGTAGAAGGAAATCTTGGCAGGCGCGGTGAGGGTATGTTTGATTTTATGGATGGGATAGGTGCTCATGAAGTTGTTATAGAAACACCTAAACATAATGCCGCATTTTCAGATATAGAAAATAAGGATGTTGAAGAAATTATATGGGCATGGCGTGACAGGACACTTGATTTGAAAAAAGACATACGTTTTGAGTATATTTTAGTTTTTAAAAATCACGGGGCTGCTGCCGGTGCTTCGCTTGTGCATCCACATTCACAGATTATTGCTATGCCGACTGTTCCGGTAAGAGTTAAGCAGGAATTGGTGGGTAGCAGAAACTATTATGAATATAAAGAAAGATGTGTTTTTTGTGATATTATAAGGGAAGAGACAGAAGCAAATGTAAGAATTGTATCTGAAAACGCAGATTTTATTTGTATTACACCTTTTGCGTCAAGATTTCCTTTTGAAACATGGATACTTCCAAAAGTTCATTCATCAGTATTTGAGGATTTGCAAAAACACGAAGTTGTAAATCTTGCTATGATTTTAAGGGATATTAATGGGCGAATGAACAGAACGTTAGAAGACCCGCCTTATAATTTTGTCATACATAATTCACCTTGCCGTAGCGGAAAATCGCTATACTATCACTGGCATTTAGAGATGATGCCGCGATTAACAAAAGTTGCCGGATTTGAATGGGGAACAGGTTTTTATATAAATCCGACACCGCCGGAAGAAGCAGCAAAATTTTTGAGAGAAACTTAA
- a CDS encoding TIM barrel protein, whose protein sequence is MIALSTVYNISKYKDPVLLVNKIKSLGFCSVELSVEVPEDFINYITGNLKVVSVHNFCPKLDFVPKDRVLCNAYHISAINKEERDKAVELTKKTIDIACNTGANAVVVHSGEVEMELSGGLLAKKYKDTKGSGEYSKTLKMFLRERKIKSKLFLDNVLKSLDEILNYAVKKNVKIGIENRLIADEIPSFEEYAVILGKFDTNYLGLWYDVGHSVVAEKQGIVKNHIDFLRMFSSRLIGMHLHDVSGVRDHKAPGTGEVNFNEISEFIQKETILVAEVYSTATKGELKNSMKYLENCGFCKYSTPGKLSFC, encoded by the coding sequence ATGATAGCTCTTTCAACGGTATATAACATTTCAAAATATAAAGATCCGGTACTACTCGTTAATAAAATAAAGTCGCTTGGGTTTTGTTCTGTAGAATTAAGTGTAGAAGTTCCTGAAGATTTTATTAATTATATAACTGGAAATCTAAAAGTCGTTTCAGTGCATAACTTTTGTCCCAAGCTTGATTTTGTTCCAAAAGATAGGGTTCTTTGCAATGCATATCATATTTCTGCAATTAACAAAGAAGAAAGGGATAAAGCAGTAGAACTTACAAAAAAGACGATAGATATTGCCTGTAATACTGGTGCAAATGCAGTTGTTGTTCATTCAGGTGAAGTTGAAATGGAGTTATCCGGGGGGCTTTTAGCAAAAAAATATAAAGATACAAAAGGCAGCGGTGAATATAGTAAAACGTTGAAAATGTTTTTGCGTGAAAGAAAGATAAAATCAAAATTATTCCTGGATAATGTTTTGAAGTCGCTTGACGAAATTTTAAATTATGCTGTAAAAAAAAATGTTAAAATAGGAATTGAAAATCGTTTAATAGCGGATGAGATACCTTCGTTTGAGGAATATGCGGTTATTCTCGGCAAGTTTGACACGAATTATCTCGGTTTGTGGTATGATGTCGGACATTCAGTTGTTGCCGAGAAGCAGGGTATTGTAAAAAACCACATTGATTTTCTAAGAATGTTTTCTAGCCGGCTTATTGGTATGCATTTGCATGATGTTTCAGGTGTTCGTGACCACAAAGCGCCGGGAACCGGAGAAGTTAATTTTAATGAAATATCAGAATTTATACAAAAAGAAACAATTCTTGTTGCTGAAGTATATTCAACAGCAACAAAAGGCGAGCTGAAAAATTCAATGAAGTATTTGGAAAACTGCGGGTTTTGTAAATATTCAACCCCTGGAAAACTTAGTTTTTGTTGA
- a CDS encoding elongation factor G: MNYAKEKIRNVAIVGSGGAGKTSLVEAILFNAKITNRLGKVEEGNTTSDYNPDEISRISSIYTSLMSFENNGVKINILDTPGYSDFIGEAISAISVADSVIFVLDAATDIDATFEYLWENCDKPKVIFINKLDKENVDFAKTVKQLKEFSGLTIPVFLPDGTSSSFSKVISLISDTVPAEFNSYKEKYVEAVSSSDDVLIEKYLEGKEISKDELFSGLKKGIKAKTVIPVLCGSATKNVGCDLIANFITDFLPQGEIISGYDKALALVFKSVIEPQTGSLSFLRIYSGKVVQGQDLKNANRRTTERLGTLCTLLGKKKTEISEAEAGDIIVSVKLKETQTNDILCDESRATVTAATESAISKIKTIIFPEPSISKAVFPKSKGEEEKVASALQSMMREDPTIKSYYNKETKELILSGLGALHIEIAIARVKERYGIDVELKPPRVAYRETIKGTKEVQGKYKRQTGGRGQYGDCWLKVEAMERGKGFEFVNAIREGRIPRNYIPAVEKGVKESMEQGVVAGYPVTDMRVTLYDGSYHEVDSSDMAFKIAGSMALKKGVTEAKPVILEPIAELEVVIPDDYMGAVMGDLNARRGRVMGMDRLGKKQKVIATAPLSEVSSYATDLRSITKGAGSFKMKFSHYEEAPSIVSQPLIELYQKQQQEGR, encoded by the coding sequence ATGAATTATGCTAAAGAAAAAATCAGGAACGTGGCGATTGTAGGAAGCGGCGGAGCGGGAAAAACATCTTTAGTTGAGGCGATTTTGTTTAATGCCAAGATAACGAACCGGTTGGGGAAAGTGGAGGAAGGAAATACTACAAGTGATTATAATCCTGACGAAATTTCAAGAATATCCTCTATTTATACTTCACTAATGTCGTTTGAGAATAACGGTGTAAAAATAAATATTCTGGATACACCGGGATACTCTGACTTTATCGGTGAGGCGATTTCTGCTATTAGTGTAGCGGATTCGGTAATTTTTGTATTAGATGCCGCGACAGATATTGATGCAACATTTGAATATCTCTGGGAAAATTGCGACAAACCCAAAGTAATTTTTATTAATAAATTGGACAAAGAAAATGTGGATTTTGCAAAGACTGTAAAACAGTTAAAAGAATTTAGTGGCTTAACAATACCTGTTTTTTTACCGGATGGTACCAGTTCAAGTTTTTCTAAGGTAATTTCTTTGATTAGCGATACGGTTCCTGCTGAATTTAACAGCTATAAAGAAAAATATGTTGAAGCTGTATCTTCCAGTGATGATGTTCTTATTGAAAAATACCTTGAAGGTAAAGAAATTTCAAAAGATGAATTGTTTTCAGGACTAAAAAAAGGTATTAAGGCAAAGACTGTAATTCCTGTTTTGTGCGGGAGTGCAACTAAAAATGTTGGTTGTGATTTGATTGCAAATTTCATAACTGATTTTTTACCGCAGGGGGAAATTATATCCGGTTATGACAAGGCGTTAGCACTAGTTTTTAAAAGTGTTATTGAACCGCAGACGGGAAGTCTTTCTTTCCTTAGAATATATTCGGGGAAAGTTGTACAAGGTCAGGACCTTAAAAATGCCAACCGCCGTACTACAGAAAGATTGGGAACGTTATGTACATTGTTGGGTAAGAAGAAAACGGAAATATCAGAAGCAGAAGCCGGTGATATAATAGTTTCGGTAAAGTTGAAGGAAACTCAGACAAACGATATTCTTTGTGATGAGTCGCGTGCAACAGTAACTGCTGCGACTGAATCGGCTATAAGTAAGATTAAAACTATAATTTTTCCGGAACCGAGTATCAGTAAAGCAGTATTCCCTAAATCAAAAGGTGAAGAAGAAAAAGTTGCATCAGCACTTCAATCAATGATGCGTGAAGATCCTACAATCAAGTCATACTATAACAAAGAGACTAAAGAATTGATTCTATCCGGGTTGGGAGCACTTCATATAGAAATTGCAATTGCACGGGTAAAAGAAAGATATGGAATAGATGTTGAACTTAAACCGCCCAGAGTTGCTTATAGAGAAACAATTAAAGGGACTAAAGAAGTCCAGGGGAAATATAAAAGGCAAACAGGCGGGCGGGGACAATATGGTGATTGCTGGCTTAAGGTTGAGGCGATGGAAAGGGGAAAAGGATTTGAATTTGTAAATGCCATTCGTGAAGGCAGAATACCCAGAAATTATATTCCGGCAGTTGAAAAAGGCGTAAAAGAATCGATGGAGCAGGGAGTTGTTGCCGGTTATCCTGTAACCGACATGCGTGTCACGTTGTACGATGGCAGTTATCATGAAGTTGACTCGTCAGATATGGCTTTTAAAATTGCCGGAAGTATGGCGCTTAAAAAGGGTGTAACGGAAGCAAAACCTGTTATTTTAGAGCCGATTGCTGAATTAGAGGTTGTAATTCCTGATGACTATATGGGTGCAGTTATGGGTGATTTAAATGCAAGAAGAGGAAGGGTTATGGGTATGGATAGACTTGGTAAAAAACAGAAAGTAATAGCAACTGCCCCGTTATCGGAAGTTTCAAGTTATGCTACGGATTTGCGTTCAATTACAAAGGGTGCCGGGAGTTTTAAAATGAAGTTTTCACACTATGAAGAAGCACCTTCTATTGTTTCTCAGCCGTTAATAGAACTTTATCAGAAACAACAGCAGGAAGGCAGATAG
- the scpB gene encoding SMC-Scp complex subunit ScpB gives MELKKTIEVLLFVSQGPMKIETIASITGVKSEDEIKKTIQELSEEYESRQSPFYIVEIAGGWQFSTKREYAPSIRKLYKEEITLKLSTSALETLAIVAYRQPITRAEIEQIRGVEVSAVLKSLVEKNLARISGKKDTIGTPFLYGTTQQFLIYFGLKSTEELPSLEELNVEEEQK, from the coding sequence ATGGAACTAAAAAAAACAATAGAAGTGCTTTTGTTTGTGTCACAGGGACCGATGAAAATTGAAACGATTGCTTCAATAACAGGTGTAAAATCTGAAGACGAAATAAAAAAAACAATTCAGGAGCTATCCGAAGAGTATGAATCCAGGCAATCACCTTTCTATATAGTGGAAATAGCGGGAGGATGGCAATTTTCGACTAAAAGAGAATATGCACCTTCTATAAGAAAACTTTACAAAGAAGAGATAACCTTAAAGCTTTCTACATCAGCACTTGAAACACTTGCAATTGTTGCTTATAGACAGCCGATTACACGCGCGGAAATAGAACAGATACGGGGAGTTGAAGTAAGTGCTGTTTTAAAAAGTCTTGTCGAGAAAAATCTTGCTAGAATCAGCGGTAAGAAGGACACAATAGGGACTCCATTTCTATATGGGACAACCCAACAATTTTTAATTTATTTTGGTTTAAAATCAACAGAAGAACTTCCGTCTCTTGAAGAACTAAATGTTGAAGAGGAGCAAAAATGA
- a CDS encoding segregation/condensation protein A: MEYGIKLEIFEGPMDLLLHLIQKDNLDIYDIPISKITSEYILYLDIIKQLNLDSVGDFLIMASTLMRIKSKMLLPTHDDEEEDEFNDPRDELVKRLLEYKKYKEAANKLRNNLENQKDSFYRKVTPEFIDEDFGVEVTLFDLIDAFKSVLAKAKKSSKEIIKDEYTIEQKIRVILSLLEGKSFVSFYSLFAKDETRVSIIVTFLAMLELIKIGQLYVRQNNHFSEIRVYRKVNEQSDSQKL; encoded by the coding sequence ATGGAATATGGAATAAAATTAGAAATTTTCGAAGGACCGATGGACCTTCTGCTTCACCTTATACAAAAGGATAATTTAGATATCTACGATATTCCGATATCTAAAATTACATCCGAATATATTTTATACTTGGATATCATAAAACAATTAAACCTGGATAGCGTTGGCGATTTTTTGATTATGGCTTCAACACTTATGAGGATAAAATCAAAAATGCTTTTACCAACGCATGACGATGAAGAGGAAGATGAATTCAATGACCCGCGTGATGAACTTGTTAAACGTTTGTTGGAATATAAAAAATATAAAGAAGCGGCAAATAAGCTTCGAAATAATCTTGAAAATCAAAAGGATTCTTTTTATCGCAAGGTGACGCCTGAATTTATTGATGAGGATTTCGGTGTAGAGGTAACGCTCTTTGATTTAATAGATGCTTTTAAAAGTGTTTTGGCAAAAGCAAAAAAATCATCAAAAGAAATAATAAAGGATGAATATACGATTGAGCAAAAGATAAGAGTGATACTTTCACTTTTAGAGGGTAAAAGTTTTGTTTCGTTCTATTCGCTTTTTGCAAAGGATGAAACCCGTGTATCTATCATAGTTACATTTTTAGCAATGCTTGAGTTGATAAAAATCGGGCAGTTATATGTAAGGCAGAATAATCATTTTAGCGAAATCAGGGTTTATCGGAAGGTTAACGAGCAAAGTGATTCACAAAAATTATAA
- the trpS gene encoding tryptophan--tRNA ligase has translation MKQRVLSGMRPSGRLHLGHLHGALSNWVELQKNYDCFYFVADWHALTTEYENTDKIKQYSVDMVVDWLAVGLDPSKSTFFVQSQIQEHAELHLILSMITPLPWLERCPTYKEQLKEIKTRDLCTYGFLGYPVLQAADILIYKADKVPVGEDQLPHLELTREIARKFNLLYGNILVEPQAILTKTPRIPGNDGRKMSKSLNNCIYISDTPDTISKKVMTYITDPARIHPTDKGHPDICPIFALCEIYSKNLKEIEEMCKNGKIGCVKCKQSLATEIIKSLEPIHKKQKEIRKDINLINQILKDGNLKAKNAASQTILEIKKALKLWNME, from the coding sequence ATGAAACAGAGAGTATTGTCGGGGATGAGACCTTCTGGGAGACTGCATCTTGGTCATTTGCATGGTGCGCTTTCAAATTGGGTTGAGCTTCAGAAAAATTATGATTGTTTTTATTTTGTTGCCGACTGGCATGCTTTGACAACTGAATATGAAAACACAGATAAAATAAAACAATATTCAGTTGATATGGTAGTTGACTGGTTAGCTGTCGGACTTGACCCGTCAAAATCAACGTTTTTTGTTCAATCCCAAATTCAAGAACACGCAGAATTACATTTGATTCTATCAATGATTACTCCGCTTCCATGGCTAGAACGATGTCCAACCTATAAAGAACAACTCAAGGAAATAAAAACTCGGGATCTTTGTACATATGGTTTTTTGGGATATCCGGTGCTTCAAGCGGCTGATATTTTAATTTACAAAGCCGATAAAGTTCCCGTAGGTGAAGACCAACTACCTCATCTGGAATTAACAAGGGAAATCGCAAGAAAATTTAATTTACTCTATGGAAATATATTGGTTGAACCGCAGGCGATTCTCACCAAGACACCAAGAATACCAGGTAATGACGGTAGAAAGATGTCAAAATCACTGAATAATTGTATTTATATTTCAGATACTCCTGATACAATCTCAAAAAAAGTCATGACCTATATAACAGACCCCGCAAGAATTCACCCGACCGATAAAGGACATCCTGATATATGCCCAATTTTTGCACTTTGTGAAATTTATTCTAAAAACCTTAAAGAAATTGAGGAAATGTGCAAAAATGGAAAAATCGGATGCGTTAAGTGCAAACAGTCACTTGCAACTGAGATAATAAAATCATTAGAACCAATTCATAAAAAACAAAAAGAGATTAGAAAAGATATTAATTTAATTAATCAAATACTTAAAGATGGAAATCTTAAAGCAAAAAATGCTGCATCACAAACAATTTTAGAAATTAAAAAAGCGTTGAAACTATGGAATATGGAATAA
- a CDS encoding site-2 protease family protein — MNISNVDLILAIPLLFFAVVVHECCHGWVAYLNGDDTAKMQGRLTLNPIPHIDMMGTIILPLLLILIHAPILIGWAKPVPIDYYRLNNPVKDMAKVGLAGPGSNFAMAILSALIIWLFKITGADPYSSVNNLIIKLLYINVQINLVLAVFNLIPIPPLDGSRILSAFLPSHIAYKYNQLERYGIIIIFILLSFGFLNFLWSIVSVLQGLLFTGV, encoded by the coding sequence ATGAATATTTCTAATGTTGATTTAATTCTTGCTATACCGCTTTTGTTTTTTGCGGTTGTTGTTCATGAGTGTTGTCATGGCTGGGTTGCATACTTAAACGGTGATGATACTGCAAAAATGCAAGGGCGTCTTACTCTTAATCCTATCCCGCACATTGATATGATGGGAACAATAATACTTCCGTTGCTATTGATTCTTATTCATGCGCCAATTTTAATCGGATGGGCTAAACCGGTTCCGATAGATTATTACCGTCTTAATAATCCGGTAAAAGATATGGCGAAAGTCGGACTTGCGGGTCCGGGCTCAAATTTTGCAATGGCAATATTATCCGCTTTGATTATCTGGCTTTTCAAGATTACAGGTGCTGACCCCTATTCATCGGTTAATAATTTAATTATAAAACTTTTATACATTAATGTTCAGATAAATTTAGTGCTCGCTGTTTTCAATCTTATTCCGATACCGCCATTAGACGGTTCAAGAATACTTTCGGCGTTTTTACCTTCACATATTGCTTATAAATATAACCAACTTGAAAGATATGGAATTATTATAATATTTATTTTACTTTCGTTTGGTTTTCTTAATTTTTTGTGGTCAATAGTATCAGTTTTGCAAGGGCTTCTTTTTACGGGTGTCTGA